In Clostridium sporogenes, one genomic interval encodes:
- a CDS encoding aminotransferase class V-fold PLP-dependent enzyme, which produces MYFNKRSPYRYLVVGSDTEVPLYNGQLSPCINFDNAATTPPLVSVMNAIVNFSPWYSSIHRGTGYKSQLSSKIYEDSRKTVSKFIGADLDRDVIIYVKNTTEAINKLSYRLCSCDDDSIILTTSMEHHSNDLPWRDKYNVDYIEVDDCGRLVMEDLRNKLVRYGDKVKLVTITGASNVTGYINPIYDIAELVHEFGCKILVDGAQLVPHCKISMKPHDSLEHIDYLAFSGHKMYAPFGIGVLVGPKETFERGNPDYKGGGTVNVVTKDYVLWTDPPEKDEAGTPNVMGVVALAKAINTLTGIGMKNIEIYEQDIFEYAFRNIAQIPDIEIYSCKNLDYPRVAIIPFNINGMHHSVTAEILSKEFGIAVRNGCFCAQPYVQKILNIPKEEIGSYANDPMNKRPGMVRLSFGMYNDIYEIDFLVMALNKIVQNKNKYLEKYS; this is translated from the coding sequence ATGTATTTTAACAAAAGATCTCCTTATAGATATTTAGTTGTTGGTAGTGACACTGAAGTACCTCTATATAATGGCCAACTATCTCCTTGTATAAATTTTGATAATGCAGCTACTACACCACCTTTAGTTTCTGTAATGAATGCCATTGTTAATTTTTCTCCTTGGTATTCCTCCATTCACAGAGGTACTGGATATAAATCTCAATTATCTTCTAAAATTTATGAAGATTCTAGGAAAACAGTTAGCAAATTTATTGGAGCTGATTTAGATAGAGATGTCATTATATATGTAAAAAATACTACAGAAGCTATTAATAAACTTTCCTATAGGCTTTGTTCCTGTGATGATGATTCTATAATTTTAACGACCTCTATGGAACATCATTCTAACGATTTACCTTGGAGAGATAAATATAATGTAGATTATATAGAGGTAGATGACTGTGGAAGATTAGTAATGGAAGATTTAAGAAACAAATTAGTAAGGTATGGTGATAAAGTTAAATTAGTTACTATTACTGGCGCATCTAATGTAACAGGATATATAAACCCTATTTATGATATAGCAGAATTAGTTCATGAATTTGGATGCAAAATTTTAGTAGATGGAGCACAACTTGTACCACATTGCAAAATCAGCATGAAACCCCATGACAGTTTAGAACACATTGATTATTTAGCTTTTTCTGGGCATAAAATGTATGCACCCTTTGGTATAGGTGTTTTAGTAGGACCTAAAGAAACCTTTGAGAGAGGGAATCCAGATTACAAGGGTGGAGGTACTGTAAATGTAGTAACTAAAGATTATGTACTATGGACAGATCCTCCTGAAAAGGATGAAGCAGGTACCCCAAACGTTATGGGTGTTGTAGCTCTTGCCAAAGCTATAAATACCCTGACAGGCATAGGAATGAAAAATATTGAAATTTATGAACAAGATATTTTCGAATATGCCTTTAGAAACATTGCACAAATACCAGATATAGAAATTTATTCTTGCAAAAATCTAGATTACCCTAGAGTTGCTATAATACCTTTTAATATAAATGGTATGCACCATAGTGTAACTGCAGAAATACTTTCTAAAGAGTTTGGTATAGCTGTAAGAAATGGCTGTTTTTGTGCTCAACCCTATGTTCAAAAAATATTAAACATTCCAAAAGAAGAGATAGGGTCATATGCAAATGATCCTATGAATAAAAGACCAGGTATGGTTAGATTAAGCTTTGGTATGTATAATGACATTTACGAAATAGACTTTCTAGTTATGGCTCTTAATAAAATAGTTCAAAACAAAAATAAATATTTAGAAAAATATAGTTAA
- a CDS encoding cation:proton antiporter, protein METNVILSANNILKLIALVILAGVVFGKISRKVNLPDVVLFILAGVILGPEILNLINIDSYPVGNQLILTFGAAYILYDGGREIDLKVFNEVKISVLLLSTLGVFISTGITGFFAYKIFHIDFIYALLLGAIISSTDPSVLVPLFKNMNVSNKLKQTIISESAFNDAAAAIVTFAILGVIAGGEFSLGKSTFELLKSSLGGILIGGIFGYISTKLIAGEKYAFLKEFPSEISIVAVIGTYLIADKLGVSGFMAVFIIGMVCGNKKRINCCIPDEYNQTHLRFKEVLTIILRMMIFVLLGSHIDFGVLSKYFTKDLMVVALLIFVSRPVSAFLSVIFDRKAKWNIKEMVYLMWVRETGVIPAALVGMLLTMHIKNSDIIASVTFTTIIITLTFQASTSKSLAKLLKLDLDEGKEEIAVDSIEI, encoded by the coding sequence ATGGAGACAAATGTAATTTTATCAGCTAATAATATATTAAAGTTAATTGCATTGGTTATTTTAGCTGGTGTAGTATTTGGGAAAATAAGTAGAAAAGTTAATTTGCCAGATGTGGTCTTATTTATTTTAGCAGGGGTTATACTAGGGCCAGAAATATTGAATCTTATAAATATAGATTCTTACCCTGTAGGAAATCAATTGATATTAACTTTTGGGGCAGCTTATATTCTTTATGATGGTGGTAGAGAAATTGATTTAAAAGTTTTTAATGAAGTAAAAATATCTGTGTTACTCTTGTCAACTTTAGGGGTTTTTATATCTACAGGTATTACAGGATTTTTTGCTTATAAAATATTTCATATAGATTTTATATATGCATTATTGTTAGGTGCAATAATATCATCTACAGATCCATCAGTATTAGTGCCTTTATTTAAAAATATGAATGTAAGTAATAAATTAAAGCAAACCATAATATCTGAATCAGCATTTAATGATGCAGCAGCAGCAATAGTAACCTTTGCTATTTTAGGGGTTATAGCAGGTGGAGAGTTTTCATTAGGCAAGAGTACTTTTGAATTATTAAAGTCATCTTTAGGAGGAATTTTAATAGGAGGTATATTTGGCTATATTTCTACTAAATTAATAGCAGGAGAAAAGTATGCATTTTTAAAGGAATTTCCTTCAGAAATATCAATAGTAGCAGTAATAGGAACTTATTTAATTGCAGATAAATTAGGCGTTAGTGGGTTTATGGCAGTATTTATAATAGGTATGGTATGTGGAAATAAGAAAAGAATTAATTGCTGTATACCAGATGAATACAATCAAACTCATCTTAGATTTAAAGAAGTTTTAACTATAATATTAAGAATGATGATATTTGTTTTATTAGGAAGTCATATAGATTTTGGAGTATTATCTAAATATTTTACAAAGGATTTGATGGTAGTAGCATTATTAATATTTGTTTCAAGACCAGTATCAGCATTTTTATCAGTTATATTTGATAGAAAAGCAAAATGGAATATAAAAGAGATGGTTTATCTTATGTGGGTTAGAGAAACAGGCGTTATACCAGCAGCTTTAGTAGGTATGTTATTAACAATGCATATAAAAAATTCAGATATAATAGCATCAGTCACATTTACAACCATAATAATAACATTAACATTCCAAGCAAGTACATCTAAATCTTTAGCTAAATTATTAAAATTAGATCTAGATGAAGGCAAGGAAGAAATAGCAGTAGATAGTATAGAAATATAA
- a CDS encoding HD domain-containing protein produces the protein MFSREKAEELLLNNLKSEHLIKHSYAVEAVMRGLAKKLDPENIDKWGITGLLHDLDADIVDYVQNPHLHGPKTLEILKAEGFGDEDMYNAICAHNQESGTEIKSKMDQAIYAADPITGFITAITLVYPDKKISSVKVKSITKRMKEKRFAAGANREAMKSIEKLGIEFPQFAELSLNSMEEISEVLGL, from the coding sequence ATGTTTAGCAGAGAAAAAGCAGAAGAACTATTATTAAATAACTTAAAATCAGAACACTTAATAAAACATTCCTATGCTGTAGAAGCAGTAATGAGAGGGCTAGCAAAAAAGTTAGATCCAGAAAATATAGATAAATGGGGGATAACAGGACTTTTACATGATTTAGATGCGGACATAGTAGATTATGTACAGAATCCTCATCTTCATGGACCTAAAACCCTTGAAATACTTAAGGCTGAAGGTTTTGGAGATGAAGATATGTATAATGCTATATGTGCTCATAATCAGGAATCGGGAACAGAAATAAAATCAAAAATGGATCAGGCTATATATGCAGCAGATCCTATAACAGGATTTATAACAGCCATAACATTAGTATATCCGGATAAAAAAATTTCTAGCGTAAAGGTTAAATCTATAACAAAAAGAATGAAAGAAAAAAGGTTTGCCGCAGGAGCAAATAGAGAAGCTATGAAGTCTATAGAAAAGCTTGGAATAGAATTTCCACAATTCGCAGAATTGTCACTTAACTCCATGGAAGAAATTTCAGAAGTGCTTGGATTATAG
- a CDS encoding MATE family efflux transporter: MTKRYPMKEILDTSIPIIAEMTLYNLMIVFDMMMIGNYGGNKCLTAVGLSNGVIFTLCDVFISVGLAVSVTSLIARSIGSRHYKNAQQYSICGLFLGVIISFLISYLMFCKSEKILYIAGARGDILKIANVFNKTMAISIFFKMNTEIINSILRGYKNTKIPFFTAVIVSSCKIILDFIFIFGIGKKGLGVFGAALASILSQIVGFTFSFIYMLDKLKSHGNINLFKLFKIDKIKDILNMYIPASLEEATYSVSRLLCAFMIIKIGSISFSANEIANTIETVSIIPSAALGVSATTLVGMKIGEKDYRGAKEYANKSVWFAVSISLIFSLLFIFMPNLLVGCFVGNKEKNVVKLATLCLLVGAIEQPFIAASTVVEDILKGMGDAKTPFIVTLISSWCIRVPLFYYYIYKLKYSVVCVWWITAFQWFIDFLLMKIILRKKFNKFKL; encoded by the coding sequence ATGACAAAAAGATATCCGATGAAAGAAATTTTGGACACTTCTATTCCCATCATAGCAGAAATGACATTATATAATCTAATGATAGTATTTGATATGATGATGATAGGGAATTATGGAGGAAATAAATGCTTAACTGCAGTAGGATTAAGCAATGGCGTGATTTTTACTCTTTGTGATGTATTTATTTCTGTAGGACTTGCAGTTTCTGTAACTTCACTAATAGCTAGAAGCATAGGAAGTAGACATTATAAAAATGCACAACAATACTCTATATGTGGTTTATTTTTGGGAGTTATAATTTCATTTTTAATAAGTTATCTTATGTTTTGTAAAAGCGAAAAAATTTTGTATATAGCAGGTGCCAGAGGAGATATACTTAAAATAGCTAATGTTTTTAATAAGACAATGGCTATTTCAATTTTTTTTAAAATGAATACGGAAATTATAAATTCTATACTAAGAGGATATAAGAATACAAAAATACCTTTTTTTACAGCAGTAATAGTAAGTAGCTGTAAAATTATATTGGATTTTATTTTTATATTTGGTATAGGGAAAAAAGGCTTAGGTGTATTTGGAGCAGCATTAGCTTCTATATTATCTCAAATAGTAGGTTTTACATTTTCCTTTATATACATGTTAGATAAATTAAAATCTCATGGTAATATAAATTTGTTTAAATTGTTTAAAATAGATAAGATAAAGGACATCTTAAATATGTATATACCAGCATCTTTAGAAGAAGCTACATATAGTGTAAGTAGATTATTGTGCGCTTTTATGATAATAAAAATTGGAAGCATTTCTTTTTCTGCTAATGAAATAGCAAATACCATAGAAACAGTCTCCATAATACCTAGTGCTGCTTTGGGAGTTTCTGCTACTACATTGGTTGGAATGAAGATAGGAGAAAAAGATTATAGAGGTGCAAAAGAATATGCAAATAAATCTGTCTGGTTTGCAGTTAGTATATCTTTAATATTTTCTTTATTATTTATTTTTATGCCTAATTTATTAGTAGGGTGTTTTGTAGGAAATAAAGAAAAAAATGTTGTAAAATTAGCAACTTTATGTTTGTTAGTTGGAGCAATAGAACAACCCTTTATAGCTGCATCTACTGTTGTTGAAGATATATTAAAAGGTATGGGAGATGCCAAAACTCCATTTATTGTAACTTTGATTTCTAGTTGGTGTATAAGAGTTCCATTGTTTTATTATTATATATATAAATTAAAGTATTCTGTAGTATGTGTTTGGTGGATAACAGCTTTTCAATGGTTCATAGATTTCTTACTTATGAAAATAATTTTAAGGAAAAAATTTAATAAATTTAAATTATAA
- a CDS encoding amidase domain-containing protein: MNKKKKLILIITLCISITYLFLYNNNKTYVYTSLQEENSLDKDSVKNGIEEIYKKRCEAFTSLDLKSLNDYFNTSHKYGEWALAHEVKRIKYLNDWSYNRGIKFTNVASSLNFRKISPTKRGVRVSLDEIYKFDYEYKSDETPTKDSFGVSIQHTVDLIKKDDKWIIFTDWYTDCFEDALKSYSANTDSLDKQTSPPKYNINSCPRNHEPNSEGKYNRLQAIEYADKYCGIPWASGNDLRHNKKYKNFTGAGGDCTNYVSQVLGDKEAGGLPFDGAWYCRYHKYGGGEGSKAWVNADALRNYLIYSGKGNLIKKGSFEDLIKPTDDHTCGVIEKLELGDMICYALGSNIDHFAVVTGWDSHGYPLVNSHTTNRYRVPWDLGWGDKNIFFHLIHIK; encoded by the coding sequence ATGAATAAGAAAAAGAAGTTAATTTTAATTATAACTTTATGTATATCTATTACATATCTTTTTTTATATAACAATAACAAAACCTATGTCTATACTTCTTTACAAGAAGAGAATTCTTTAGATAAGGATTCAGTTAAAAATGGCATAGAAGAAATATATAAAAAAAGATGTGAAGCTTTTACTTCTTTAGATTTAAAATCTTTAAATGATTATTTTAATACGTCTCATAAATATGGTGAATGGGCTTTAGCACATGAAGTTAAAAGAATTAAATATTTAAATGATTGGTCTTATAATAGGGGAATTAAATTTACTAATGTAGCTTCTTCTTTAAATTTTAGAAAAATATCACCAACTAAAAGAGGTGTAAGGGTATCTTTGGATGAAATTTATAAATTTGATTATGAATATAAATCTGATGAAACACCTACCAAAGACTCTTTTGGTGTTTCCATACAGCATACTGTAGATTTAATAAAAAAAGATGATAAGTGGATCATATTTACGGACTGGTATACTGATTGTTTTGAAGATGCTCTTAAATCTTATTCTGCTAATACAGATAGTTTAGATAAACAAACTTCTCCTCCAAAATATAATATTAACTCATGTCCTAGAAATCATGAACCTAATTCTGAGGGTAAATATAATAGATTACAGGCTATAGAGTATGCAGATAAATATTGCGGTATTCCTTGGGCTAGCGGAAATGATTTAAGACATAATAAGAAATATAAAAATTTCACTGGTGCTGGAGGAGATTGTACAAATTATGTTTCTCAAGTCTTAGGCGATAAAGAAGCTGGCGGCTTGCCTTTCGATGGAGCTTGGTATTGTAGATATCATAAATATGGCGGAGGCGAGGGAAGTAAAGCTTGGGTAAATGCAGATGCTCTTAGAAATTACCTTATATATAGTGGAAAAGGAAATTTAATAAAAAAAGGTTCCTTTGAAGACTTAATAAAACCAACTGATGATCACACTTGCGGTGTTATAGAAAAATTAGAACTAGGTGATATGATTTGTTATGCTCTAGGAAGTAATATAGATCATTTTGCAGTAGTTACTGGTTGGGATTCCCATGGATATCCTTTAGTAAATTCTCATACTACCAACAGATATAGAGTTCCTTGGGATCTAGGTTGGGGAGATAAAAATATATTTTTTCATTTGATTCATATAAAATAA
- a CDS encoding EAL domain-containing protein: MKLYKKSLNIILLIFLVSIIITSIFSETYIIKKFNNIEIKYNVSKTEQLLKLINKDIKSTYDLNKDYAIWDDTYKFINDKNNNYIETILKESSIFKNFNIDLILFVNKDNDIVFQQYYNKNKKLSEKNINYLSSIAISNIKSTHPLKGLTKLDDSLLLMTAAPITDTLNSKTPNGAMIFIKFLTKENINKIYGNNANFEIIDYKNLYNVIYKKNHISIVESNDNLIESYGLIKDIFNNNAFMLKLNITRDIYFAGKKNIKFFIFVIFILGIFMSILLIKILNELVLKRIHIIEKTLNYVAKTTDLSVRLDTTGNDEITSLNKNFNNMFDMLETSKEEIIENQKKYNYLFSSVITNFSYNKIVKNKDSAIIDFKVVEINNYFSQLLNTDKENIIGENISSFIPSILNENPILTKSIKKISSMGGKDTLEEIYVEELRKWFSAVVYSMELDYFALLLTDITENKKDKEKILGLAYYDSLTGLSNRKKIIETINKTINNYINKKFAVLFIDLDHFKSINDTLGHDVGDYVLEKVSARFKMLIGPNHKIGRLGGDEFIIVQTINSISDAEKLAGKICTTLNHPIKYKKDDLFIGASIGISAYPEDGKDTSTLMKNADAAMYAAKKNGGYKYEVYSRSMNERALDDLILENRLRRALEKNELLVYFQPIYHLKTSKIIAVESLVRWKFDNKIINPNQFIPLAKNIGEIANIDNWVLNKACSQCHLWERQNNNPLYVSANISFKQMKDKNFVDNVLNILKTTKLPPSYLCLEITEDEAMEDVDLSIRTLEELKKHGIKISLDDFGTGYSSLSYVTKLPIDNIKIDKSIIKNIHKDNKSLQIVKSIILMSKSLDINIIAEGVETIDQLEILQELDCDFIQGFYISEPLPIKNFESNFIK, encoded by the coding sequence ATGAAATTATATAAAAAGTCCCTAAATATAATATTGTTGATTTTTTTAGTATCCATAATTATTACTAGTATTTTTTCAGAAACTTATATAATAAAAAAGTTTAATAACATAGAAATTAAATATAATGTATCTAAAACTGAACAATTATTAAAATTAATAAATAAAGATATTAAAAGTACCTATGATTTAAATAAAGATTATGCTATATGGGATGATACTTATAAATTTATAAATGATAAAAATAATAATTATATAGAAACTATTTTAAAAGAAAGTAGCATTTTTAAAAATTTTAATATTGATTTAATATTATTTGTAAATAAAGATAATGATATAGTATTTCAGCAATATTATAATAAAAATAAAAAATTAAGTGAAAAAAATATAAATTATCTTTCTTCCATCGCTATTTCTAATATTAAAAGTACTCATCCTCTTAAAGGACTAACAAAACTTGATGATTCATTGCTATTAATGACCGCTGCACCTATTACAGATACTTTAAATTCTAAAACCCCTAACGGTGCAATGATATTTATTAAATTTTTAACCAAAGAGAATATTAATAAAATTTATGGTAATAATGCTAATTTTGAAATTATAGATTACAAAAATTTGTATAATGTTATATATAAAAAAAACCATATCTCTATAGTTGAAAGTAATGATAATTTAATTGAAAGCTATGGATTAATAAAAGATATATTTAATAATAATGCCTTTATGTTAAAACTAAATATAACTAGAGATATTTACTTTGCTGGGAAAAAGAATATCAAATTTTTTATATTTGTTATATTTATTTTAGGTATTTTTATGAGTATACTTCTTATAAAAATTTTAAACGAATTAGTACTTAAAAGAATTCATATTATAGAAAAAACTTTAAATTATGTAGCTAAAACTACAGATTTATCTGTACGCTTAGACACTACAGGAAATGATGAAATAACAAGTTTAAATAAAAACTTTAACAATATGTTTGATATGTTAGAGACATCAAAAGAAGAAATTATAGAAAACCAAAAAAAATATAACTATCTTTTTTCTAGTGTTATAACTAACTTCTCCTATAACAAAATAGTAAAAAATAAAGATTCTGCTATTATAGATTTTAAAGTAGTAGAAATAAATAACTATTTTAGCCAATTATTGAATACAGATAAGGAAAATATAATTGGAGAAAATATATCTTCATTTATTCCCTCTATCTTAAATGAAAATCCAATTTTAACAAAATCCATAAAAAAAATCTCTTCTATGGGTGGAAAAGATACTTTGGAAGAAATTTATGTAGAAGAATTAAGAAAATGGTTTTCCGCAGTGGTTTATAGTATGGAGTTAGATTATTTTGCCCTACTCTTAACAGATATAACTGAAAATAAAAAAGATAAAGAGAAAATTTTAGGACTAGCTTATTATGATTCTCTTACTGGTCTTTCAAATAGGAAAAAAATTATAGAAACTATAAATAAAACTATAAACAACTATATAAATAAAAAATTTGCTGTTTTATTTATAGATTTAGACCACTTCAAGTCTATAAATGATACTTTAGGTCATGACGTTGGGGATTACGTTTTAGAAAAAGTTTCTGCTAGATTCAAAATGTTGATAGGTCCTAATCATAAGATTGGTAGACTAGGTGGAGATGAATTTATAATTGTACAAACTATAAATTCTATAAGTGATGCTGAAAAATTAGCTGGTAAAATATGTACCACTTTAAATCACCCAATAAAATATAAGAAAGATGATTTATTTATTGGTGCTAGTATCGGTATAAGTGCCTATCCAGAGGATGGTAAAGATACTTCTACACTAATGAAAAATGCTGATGCTGCAATGTATGCGGCAAAAAAAAATGGTGGATACAAATATGAAGTATATTCTAGAAGCATGAATGAAAGAGCCCTAGATGATTTAATTCTAGAGAATAGATTACGGCGAGCTTTAGAAAAAAATGAATTATTAGTGTATTTTCAGCCTATTTACCACTTAAAAACATCCAAAATTATAGCAGTAGAGTCTTTAGTTAGATGGAAATTTGATAATAAAATTATAAATCCTAATCAATTTATTCCATTAGCTAAAAATATTGGTGAAATAGCTAATATAGATAATTGGGTACTAAATAAAGCTTGTTCTCAGTGTCATTTATGGGAAAGACAAAATAATAATCCCTTGTATGTATCTGCAAATATATCTTTTAAACAAATGAAGGATAAAAATTTTGTAGATAATGTTTTAAATATACTTAAAACTACTAAACTACCACCTAGCTACTTATGTCTAGAAATAACAGAGGATGAGGCTATGGAAGATGTGGATTTAAGTATTAGAACTTTAGAAGAATTAAAAAAACATGGAATAAAAATATCTCTAGATGATTTTGGTACTGGTTATTCATCCTTAAGTTATGTTACCAAGTTACCTATAGATAATATTAAAATAGATAAAAGTATTATAAAAAATATTCACAAAGATAATAAAAGTTTACAAATAGTAAAATCTATAATACTTATGTCTAAAAGTTTAGATATAAATATTATTGCAGAAGGCGTTGAGACAATTGATCAGCTAGAAATTCTTCAAGAACTAGATTGCGATTTTATTCAAGGTTTTTATATTTCTGAACCATTACCTATAAAAAACTTTGAAAGTAATTTTATAAAATAA
- a CDS encoding TVP38/TMEM64 family protein yields the protein MKNKKDLFKIVGLSLIIIIVAVFLSRHGHTIKKMNIKNTVKYIQSCGKFSSICFLLVYALKPLVIIIPASMLSLVGGILFGPVKGFILNMLGFFLSGSLAFWLSRLLGKSFVDKILRGRAVELDNNIEKEGFKIIFLLRFPPIFPYDPLSYASGLTKMKYKHFVLGSLLGVIPETLCYSYMGKNVMNPLTSKFIVPVLLVILTTIIGIYVYKKSKINVVKNEKL from the coding sequence ATGAAAAATAAAAAAGACTTATTTAAAATAGTTGGGTTAAGTTTAATAATTATTATTGTAGCTGTGTTTTTATCAAGACATGGACATACAATTAAAAAAATGAATATAAAAAATACGGTAAAATATATTCAAAGTTGTGGAAAATTTTCATCTATATGCTTTTTATTAGTATACGCCTTAAAACCATTAGTGATTATTATTCCAGCTTCTATGTTGTCCCTTGTAGGTGGAATTTTATTTGGACCTGTAAAAGGATTTATATTAAATATGTTAGGTTTTTTCTTATCAGGAAGTTTGGCCTTTTGGTTAAGCAGGCTTCTAGGCAAATCTTTTGTAGATAAGATTTTAAGGGGAAGAGCTGTAGAGTTGGATAATAATATAGAAAAAGAAGGGTTTAAGATTATATTTCTTTTAAGGTTTCCACCAATATTCCCCTATGATCCTTTAAGTTATGCCTCAGGACTTACAAAAATGAAATATAAGCATTTTGTTTTAGGATCCTTATTAGGAGTTATACCAGAAACACTATGTTATTCTTATATGGGAAAAAATGTTATGAATCCTTTAACTTCAAAATTTATAGTCCCTGTACTTTTAGTTATACTAACTACAATTATAGGAATTTATGTCTATAAGAAGAGCAAGATTAATGTTGTAAAAAATGAAAAATTATAG
- a CDS encoding tRNA (mnm(5)s(2)U34)-methyltransferase, producing the protein MPKEKFNNAVSIAKYICENTLEFGDIAVDCTLGKGHDTILLANLVGNEGKVISFDIQKEAIDKTKEKLKDIDYKNITLINDGHENLDRHIQEKVKLFIFNLGYLPGKDHNITTKAETTLKALKKALKLLDDNGIVLLVIYYGHENGKEEKAVLEKFTSELDQKVYNVMKNSFINQANDPPFLICIEKR; encoded by the coding sequence ATGCCAAAAGAAAAGTTTAATAACGCAGTTAGCATAGCAAAATATATATGTGAAAATACATTAGAATTTGGTGATATAGCTGTGGATTGTACTTTAGGTAAAGGACATGATACTATATTATTAGCAAATTTAGTGGGAAATGAAGGGAAAGTAATTTCCTTTGATATTCAAAAAGAAGCTATAGACAAAACAAAAGAAAAATTAAAAGATATTGATTATAAAAATATAACTCTTATAAATGATGGACATGAAAATTTAGACAGGCATATACAAGAAAAGGTAAAATTGTTTATTTTTAATTTAGGATATTTACCAGGAAAAGATCATAATATAACAACTAAAGCAGAAACTACTCTAAAAGCACTAAAAAAAGCTTTAAAACTATTAGATGATAATGGTATAGTTTTATTGGTAATATATTATGGTCATGAAAATGGAAAAGAAGAGAAAGCTGTTTTGGAGAAATTTACAAGTGAGCTAGATCAGAAGGTTTATAATGTTATGAAAAATTCATTTATAAATCAAGCTAATGATCCACCATTTTTAATTTGTATAGAAAAAAGATAG